One Caenibius sp. WL genomic window, TGTCCGCAAATCCTGCTTTCCGGAAGATCGATATTGCAAACCGTCACCACGCTGAACACCTTCAACCACGCAGCCTGTGATACTGTTTACCCGCTGTTCTATATCGAATTACGGGCACCACTCCATTGCCTGATTAGTCTCTTGCATTCATCGTTAAACGCAGCAGCCCCAATCGTTCATATGAAACCGGAAGCGGGAAAGCGGTAGCCCGACGTTATCGCCACGAATATCCAGACAAGCCCCCCGCCTAGCCACAGGATCGCGAGATAAGAGATGGCTCGCAGGACACGTCCCTGCCGTGCCCGCATCAGCCTGCCATCCAGATAACCCGCAACCGGAAAGCAGACTGCCCAAAGCATGCCCGCCCAGATGATCGAAGGCCAAAACAGGTCCGTCCCTTCCCAATCGTTGATGTCGCCAAACAACGGATAATGGATTGGATAAGTGAGGTAATAGAGCACAAAGCCCAGGACCCCCATGCTGAGCAAACCAAGGGCCGCAACAACCGCACCGGCGATGATGGAACCTTTCATACGACCTCCGTTGGCTTCGCCCTGTCGAAGCACAAAATCCAGTTCAGCATGCTTGCAGGGGATCGCGCTCTGCGGAAAACTTGATCGAGACCGTCGGTACAAGCGCGTTTCACACCCGCTCCCCAACGGCCTCAGGGGTAACAGCCTAATCCAGATGCACTGGGCCGGTGTAATCTAGCGTATTTCCTTCTTCCTCCGCCATGTCGTTCTCCCTTCGCATGCATAGAGCAATGACAGGCAGGTCCGTCGCATGTGTTACCACCCTTCCAAGCGCAGGACACCGCCCATAGCGGTAAGCTTCCCGCTCCGCACCAACCGGCGCGCTTCTCTCTGGCGATTGGTTGCAGTTCAGAACATGATCTCGTTTCCTGTTCAAGATCTGGACCGTAGGTATCGATCGATCCGGAGCGGAACGCTCTCTCCCCGGGGGTGCAGCACTACGACCTGACGGCTGACGGATCGCATGCCGCACCCTGGTCCGTTCGTATCGAAGGGGGCAGCACCAACAACCGGACACAGGATCATTGCATGAAGCCCGGTAAATGCGAATGTTCCAGATGGGGTGAGCAGTAGACTTCCAATCCGTTGGCAGACTCAGGCCTACCCTTTTTTAAAAGGACTGGCTGCCAATCGAGATATGCCTCCAAATTCTATTGCGGCAATTTCACCACCACATCGGTTCGCCGCACGCTGCACTCGAATTATCTGCACAACGAAGGGGGGCGTTGGGGCTGTTCATCTGCGCGAAAGGTTGGTCTGAACACGGCAGGAAACCGATGTTCAGGCACTGCACAATGCCGCACATCATGAAACGAGGTGGAGGGGGTTCTGACAGCCAGATACGCCATCACGGAAGCAGCGGTCGGACGAGAATCTGCGATGCACGCAGGCCCGACCGGTCGAGTTTGAAGGAGTAGCGCAATGAGTATCATTTCCAAAAGCCCAAAAGTGTTCTTACTGCTTGCCATGCTTTCCGGGACAGCATCAGTCGGGCTGGCTCAGCAGCCACAGGACCCGGCCGAGACCGAGCTCACGGGAAGTGTGACCGACACGTCGCCGGCAATGTCCGAAATGGCTGAAGGGCCGGAGATCGAAGGTCTTATCACCGCCCGCAGCGGCGACAGGATGCAAGTCACGAGCGCTGACGGCACCAGCACGGTTATCGCCATCAATGATGCCACCAAGATCAAGTCCAGTGGCGGATTTTTGGGTCTCAGCCGCAACAAGCTGGCTATGGATTCACTGCTCAACGGCCTGCCGGTTACCGTCAAGACATTGCAATCGGGCAATGGCCTGATAGCGAGCCAGGTCGATCTCAAGAACAAGGATCTCAAGACCGCGTCGATGATCCGTAGCGGCACTGCGCAGGGCTTTGCTGAACAGACCGCAGCAACAGAAGCATTGCGCGGTCGCATGCGCGATATCGATCAGTACAACGTCAAAAGCACGACGAACGTGAATTTCGATACTGGCAAGGCAGCGCTGTCTGCTCAGGCGAAAAGCGATCTCTGCGCCACGGCAGCCGCAGCCGAGCAAATGGATAATGCCCTGTTGCTCGTGGTCGGATACACCGACTCTACAGGAAGCCCCGAGTTCAATCAGGTGCTCAGCGAAAAGCGGGCCGGTAACGTCGTCAATCATCTTCAGCAGGCTTGCGGGTGGAAACCTTATCGCATGCTTACCCCCACCGGAATGTCGGAAGCCGACCCGTTGGCGGACAACGAAACCGCCCAGGGTAAGGCACAGAACCGCCGTGTTGCGGTGAATGTCCTGGTCAGCAAGGGGCTCGACGGTCTGTGAGACGCGCGGGGTGGGCTTTGCCCACCCCGATTTCTTGGCCGGAACCGCCAGTTCGGCCGTGAGCAAAATCAAAATTGGCGGCATCGACGCAAGTATGAGATTGGCGGACCAATCCGGCTGCGCGCCGCTTATCTCCTTCTGCCCCTTTCCATATCGTGACCGACGAACACCGGATCGCCATTCCATTTCGAGCGGCGTGGAACACTTGTTGCCACCACAATAGCCCAAGGCAGCAAGCCAGGGTTCATTCTTTGGTCGGCAAGTGCCTGTTGATAGCCCCTTTGCACTCCGCCAGATTGCGCGAAGCAAATCGCGATTGACAGAAACGATACCATTGCCCCTATCGCCGCGCTCATTCACCAAACACTTGCGCGCACGCTTCCACAGGAAATGGGGACGCGAAGCTTTCGGCATCGTTTTTGCCCTCCTGCTGGAAGGCCTGCTTCTGCTGGCTCTACTCAGTCTGGGATGGCAGGTACCAAGCTTGGAAAAGCCTGTGGTCGCCCTATCAACTTTCACCGTAGATGCCGATCGGGCAGAGGATACATCGAACGCACCGGATACTTCTCCATCCTCCCGGGAAAAACCAACGCAGTCGAAACCTCAGCAAAGCCCACCTCACAATACGGTCCCCGCATCGCAAACCGCGCTCAGCACTCCTCCATCGCCTACCCCGGCATTGATTCCGCTCACTCGCGATCAAATGGTGGCCGCAGATATTTCCCGGCTGCCTGCAAAACCGGATATACCGACAAACGATGTTGCGATCGGCCCAGCAGACATTGGTCGGCCAAAAGACACTCCCCTGATGGGCGTACGCGGACCGCGTGGTGAAAAGCTCTATGCCGCCTCATGGTATCGCGAACCTTATGACGATGAACTGCGTGGGTATCTTTCCACCGCCCAAGGGCCCGGCTGGGGATTGATAGCTTGCAAGACAGTGGCCGATTTTCGGGTCGACGATTGCGCGATCATTGATGAGTATCCCAAGGGATCGAACATCGCCCGTTCGGTACTGGCCGCCTCATGGCAGTTTCGTGTACGTCCGCCGCGGCTCGGAGGGCGAGCGATGATCGGTGAATGGGTTGGCATTCGGATTGATTACAACAGATAACAGGCCAAGGTGCTGTCCGACGGCAATCTCTCGAAAGTGCATCCGATATTCGATACCAACCGGCAGACGCTTCAAACCAGGTAGCTGCGCGCGCGAGCAAGATCGGTGACGAATGCCTCGCGCTCCTCCGCCACACGTTTGCGATCGGGAAGCCGTAGCAGGTAAGAGGGATGGATCGTCGCGATCAGCTTCGTCCCCCCTTCCAGTTCATGCACGCCTCCGCGCATCGATTTGATGCTCGCACCCGTCCCTGTCACCGCGCGTAAAGCGCTTGCCCCGAGCGTCACGATGATGCGGGGTTTTATCAGAGCACGCTCTTTATCGAGCCACCAGCGACAGATATCGATTTCAGTCGCTGTCGGATTCTGGTGCAATCGCTTTTTCCCGCGCGGCTCAAACTTGAAATGCTTGACCGCATTGGTGAGGAACAGCCGCCGCCGTTCAAGCCCCGCTTCCTCAAGCGCCTCGCTCAGCACCTGCCCAGCCGGGCCGACAAATGGCCGGCCTTGTAAATCCTCCTGATCGCCGGGTTGCTCACCAACGAGCATGATCTGTGCACCCTCCGGGCCTTCGCCTGGTACGCTTTGGGTCGCATTGCAGTAAAGCGGGCAGCGCACGCAGCGGCGGATCTCGCGGGCGATCTCATCGAGCGTTCTGACATCGTGATCGAGGATCGGGTCTGCGGGCATACGCGTCCGCCATTTTTCGCTTCGTGGATTTGCCGAGGAAACAGCCGCCTCCCGCATACGCTCCACCCGCGCCCCGGCGCCTGCCAGCAATGGTGCGATATTCTGTGCTTCTGGCAGATTGCGCCAATATTTCTTCGGCATCTCGGCACGCATCGCGCTGATCTTCACCCGTGCTGGATTGAAAATCGCGCCATAATAGGTCCGCCACTGATCCTCGACGGCATCGTTTGTCGGGACCTCGTCCCTGGTACCACCGGGACCATAAGCAAGCTGCTCTTCGTGCCAGATCGCGCGCGCGTCGGGCGTGATGATCGCCCAATCCATCCCATAGAAGCGCCTGCGAAAGAAAGGTGCGGCCAGCTGTAATATGCGGTGCGATGGCTCGAACCACGCGGCGAACGCTTCCCGCCCTGCCTCTTCGCCAAGCCGGCGAAAGCGGACGAAGGCGTGCATCTTGTGCACATCGCGACGGGTCGCTTTGTCCGCCTTTCGCAGCCAGTCGACCTCAGGATCGGTAGTGCGGGTCAGCAATTGCCGGTCGTGCAGCGCACGCCAGACAAGCCGGTAGAGCCGCGCTGGCACTTCTGCATCCCTGTAGCAGATTACCCGCCCGGCCATTGCAATCAGGTCGCGCGGCAAGGATATGGTAGCCGTCGATTCGATCGCTGCACTGCTGCCGAACAGCGATGCGCCTTCCAGTCCGCTTCGCCAGCTTACATCTTCGGGCGCTACGCCTTCCACA contains:
- a CDS encoding OmpA family protein; this encodes MSIISKSPKVFLLLAMLSGTASVGLAQQPQDPAETELTGSVTDTSPAMSEMAEGPEIEGLITARSGDRMQVTSADGTSTVIAINDATKIKSSGGFLGLSRNKLAMDSLLNGLPVTVKTLQSGNGLIASQVDLKNKDLKTASMIRSGTAQGFAEQTAATEALRGRMRDIDQYNVKSTTNVNFDTGKAALSAQAKSDLCATAAAAEQMDNALLLVVGYTDSTGSPEFNQVLSEKRAGNVVNHLQQACGWKPYRMLTPTGMSEADPLADNETAQGKAQNRRVAVNVLVSKGLDGL
- a CDS encoding UdgX family uracil-DNA binding protein (This protein belongs to the uracil DNA glycosylase superfamily, members of which act in excision repair of DNA. However, it belongs more specifically to UdgX branch, whose founding member was found to bind uracil in DNA (where it does not belong), without cleaving it, appears to promote DNA repair by a pathway involving RecA, rather than base excision.), producing the protein MREVVLQMPGDFAEWRHAARGLLVEGVAPEDVSWRSGLEGASLFGSSAAIESTATISLPRDLIAMAGRVICYRDAEVPARLYRLVWRALHDRQLLTRTTDPEVDWLRKADKATRRDVHKMHAFVRFRRLGEEAGREAFAAWFEPSHRILQLAAPFFRRRFYGMDWAIITPDARAIWHEEQLAYGPGGTRDEVPTNDAVEDQWRTYYGAIFNPARVKISAMRAEMPKKYWRNLPEAQNIAPLLAGAGARVERMREAAVSSANPRSEKWRTRMPADPILDHDVRTLDEIAREIRRCVRCPLYCNATQSVPGEGPEGAQIMLVGEQPGDQEDLQGRPFVGPAGQVLSEALEEAGLERRRLFLTNAVKHFKFEPRGKKRLHQNPTATEIDICRWWLDKERALIKPRIIVTLGASALRAVTGTGASIKSMRGGVHELEGGTKLIATIHPSYLLRLPDRKRVAEEREAFVTDLARARSYLV